The segment CCGTATTCAGCGGTATTACTAATTGAGTATCTCATATAACTCAAACCACCCTGATAAAACAAATCCACAATGAGTTTTAACTCGTGCATACACTCAAAATAAGCAAGCTCAGGTTGATAACCCGCCTCAACAAGGGTCTCAAACCCAGCCTTAACAAGGGCTGCCGCCCCCCCGCAGAGCACCGCCTGTTCACCAAAAAGATCCGTTTCGGTCTCTTCTGCAAAAGTGGTTTCAATCACGCCAGCCCGTGTACCTCCAATCCCATGTGCGTAAGCCAGCGACTTTTCCCTTGCCTTTCCGCTGGCATCCTGGTGAATTGCCATAAGGCATGGAACTCCGCCGCCTTTTTCAAACTCGCTGCGTACAATATGTCCGGGACCTTTTGGTGCCACCATAATTACATCTACATTGTCAGGAGGTACGATTTGTCCAAAATGTATATTAAATCCATGAGAAAAACACAATGTTTTCCCTTCTTTTAAATGCGGCCTGATATTTGCTTCATAAACCGCTTTCTGTGTTTCGTCAGGGATAAGGATTTGAATAACGTCTCCTTCCTGTGAAGCTTCATCAGCAGTAACAGGTTTAAATCCATGTTTTACCGCTAATTGATAATTAGGGGTACCGGTTCTGGTGGATACAATGACATCCATCCCTGAGTCTCTCAGGTTCTGTGCCTGAGCATGCCCCTGGCTGCCATATCCAATCACTGCAATCTTTTTTCCCTGCAGAAGAGTAATATCCGCATCGTTTTCATAATGAATTTTTAGCATATGCTTTTGCCTTTCAAAACACTAAGGTTTTTATTATTTCGTACCGCGCGCGATAGCAATACTTCCCGTGCGCACCAATTCTTTAATCCCATGCGGCCTGAGTAAGCTTATCATAGCTTCGAGTTTATCCTCGGTACCGGCAATCTCGATAATGATATCCTTCTGACCGACATCAACAATCCTTCCCCTGAAAATATTTACAATCTCAACAACTTCACCGCGTTTTCCCGGTAAGGTGTTGACCCTTAGTAACATAAGATCGCGTTCAATAAACTCCTCCGTAGTAAAATCAATCACCTTGACGACATCGATGACTTTGCCAATTTGTTTTCTGACCTGCTCCAGAATCGCATCATCACCCCTGACAACTATCGTGATCCTTGAAAAAGCAGGGCTTTCTGTTTCGCCAAC is part of the Candidatus Jettenia sp. AMX2 genome and harbors:
- the ilvC gene encoding ketol-acid reductoisomerase; amino-acid sequence: MLKIHYENDADITLLQGKKIAVIGYGSQGHAQAQNLRDSGMDVIVSTRTGTPNYQLAVKHGFKPVTADEASQEGDVIQILIPDETQKAVYEANIRPHLKEGKTLCFSHGFNIHFGQIVPPDNVDVIMVAPKGPGHIVRSEFEKGGGVPCLMAIHQDASGKAREKSLAYAHGIGGTRAGVIETTFAEETETDLFGEQAVLCGGAAALVKAGFETLVEAGYQPELAYFECMHELKLIVDLFYQGGLSYMRYSISNTAEYGDLTRGPRIITEETRKEMKRILSEIQSGQFAKEWILENQAGRPVFNALEKKDKDHQIEKVGRELRRMMKWINAKEV
- the ilvN gene encoding acetolactate synthase small subunit, encoding MRHVISVLVENKVGILARITGLISGRGFNIDSLAVGETESPAFSRITIVVRGDDAILEQVRKQIGKVIDVVKVIDFTTEEFIERDLMLLRVNTLPGKRGEVVEIVNIFRGRIVDVGQKDIIIEIAGTEDKLEAMISLLRPHGIKELVRTGSIAIARGTK